From Pelotomaculum schinkii, the proteins below share one genomic window:
- a CDS encoding methyl-accepting chemotaxis protein, producing MQFVLRSLKIKNSLIMIAVMVPLIVGFLAYDLYRQSVSMRRALTERGIILAITGAETAGKILSDGAVSGGLSEEQLFDTNYQPIPNTNPQRYHTSYDAYTDKNLTRVQDSYLMDDIIIYAVALDVNGYAPTHNSISKIGYGDNANRSKRIFDDPVGLAAVRNEETYLFQEYKRDTGEVIWDISAPIYVNGSHWGGFRVGFSIAETNRQIAALRNQTVTGGAALVAALVILIIYISNLITSRVKSLEQAADQIAGGDLTGSGLEDLEKSQDEVGRLTRSLRNMADRLRQLVDKTSRSTGQVKNYTDRLKDSMQQATYTSSSAAAKMSELSETMKKMESGAGEVVKASERTMQSLARAEETSSMFLNQMKSGSLIMTRAGESLKELESHIEKVGEILLYISQISEQASLLAGKTVTEAAGISCAGCNFLTLASEIDRRAKDAAGATKGLASLFDNARKRAAQAAIALEKDRQVVSEGYSAANEVSESLKVIIVDIENLVKMAGEVGVYTRHISEGIAGLDVSAWEQANLVQGFTDAVKQLEDGIDEMQKTLAPLKL from the coding sequence GTGCAATTTGTTTTAAGATCTCTAAAAATTAAAAACAGTCTGATTATGATCGCGGTGATGGTCCCCTTAATTGTCGGCTTTTTAGCTTATGATTTATACCGGCAGTCTGTTTCCATGCGCCGGGCGCTGACGGAAAGAGGCATCATCCTGGCTATCACCGGGGCCGAAACGGCTGGTAAGATCCTGTCCGACGGAGCCGTAAGCGGAGGCCTATCCGAAGAGCAGTTATTTGATACCAACTACCAGCCTATCCCCAATACCAATCCCCAGAGATACCATACCTCTTATGACGCTTACACGGACAAAAACCTTACCCGGGTACAGGATTCCTATCTGATGGACGACATTATTATTTATGCTGTGGCCCTGGACGTCAACGGCTATGCGCCCACCCACAACTCCATCTCGAAAATTGGCTACGGTGACAACGCCAACCGCTCCAAGCGTATTTTTGACGATCCGGTAGGCCTGGCCGCGGTCCGTAACGAGGAGACATACCTGTTTCAGGAATACAAACGGGACACCGGTGAAGTGATTTGGGATATTTCCGCCCCGATTTACGTCAATGGAAGCCACTGGGGGGGATTCCGTGTCGGTTTCTCTATCGCGGAAACCAACCGGCAAATCGCTGCGCTCAGAAACCAGACCGTCACCGGGGGCGCCGCCCTTGTCGCAGCCCTGGTTATCCTTATCATATATATATCCAACTTGATTACCAGCCGTGTCAAAAGCCTGGAGCAGGCAGCCGACCAGATCGCCGGCGGCGACCTGACCGGATCCGGCCTGGAGGACCTGGAAAAGTCCCAGGATGAAGTGGGCCGGCTGACCCGATCCCTCCGTAATATGGCTGACAGGCTTCGCCAGCTTGTGGACAAAACCAGCCGGTCCACAGGGCAGGTAAAAAATTACACGGACCGGCTAAAGGACAGCATGCAACAGGCTACCTATACTTCCAGCTCTGCCGCAGCTAAAATGAGCGAGCTTTCTGAAACGATGAAAAAGATGGAAAGCGGCGCCGGGGAGGTCGTCAAGGCTTCGGAAAGGACCATGCAAAGCCTGGCCAGGGCTGAAGAAACTTCCTCCATGTTTTTAAACCAGATGAAGTCGGGCAGCCTGATTATGACCCGCGCGGGCGAATCGCTCAAGGAGCTTGAGTCGCATATAGAAAAGGTAGGAGAAATATTGTTGTACATTTCCCAGATTTCCGAACAGGCCAGTCTGTTGGCAGGGAAAACGGTTACGGAAGCGGCAGGCATTTCTTGTGCGGGATGTAATTTTTTAACCCTGGCCAGTGAAATCGACAGGAGGGCTAAAGATGCGGCGGGGGCTACCAAGGGCCTGGCTAGCCTGTTTGACAATGCCCGCAAGCGTGCCGCCCAGGCCGCGATAGCCCTGGAAAAGGACCGGCAGGTGGTTTCGGAAGGATACAGCGCCGCCAACGAGGTTTCAGAGTCCTTAAAGGTGATTATCGTTGACATCGAAAACCTGGTCAAAATGGCGGGCGAGGTTGGCGTGTACACGCGGCATATTTCCGAGGGTATCGCCGGCCTGGACGTTTCAGCATGGGAACAGGCCAACCTGGTGCAAGGTTTTACAGATGCGGTCAAACAGTTGGAAGACGGTATTGACGAAATGCAAAAAACGCTTGCCCCGCTGAAATTATAA
- a CDS encoding universal stress protein, with product MYKKILVAVDGSEQAAKAALHGAELAAKLGADLILFHVVPALPSYASISPDQLGIVHQDVAKEFYKQGREILNQAMSELADYNINISKEISVGHPADEICKMVANCGCDLLIMGSRGLGQFKGYLMGSVSNRVCRLAGCPVLIMR from the coding sequence GTGTATAAAAAAATCCTTGTAGCGGTTGACGGTTCCGAGCAGGCGGCCAAGGCTGCCTTGCACGGAGCTGAGTTGGCTGCAAAATTGGGAGCAGACTTGATCCTCTTTCATGTCGTCCCTGCGCTCCCATCCTATGCCAGCATATCCCCCGACCAGTTGGGTATCGTACACCAGGATGTGGCGAAAGAGTTTTATAAGCAGGGCCGGGAAATATTGAACCAGGCCATGTCCGAACTTGCTGATTATAACATTAATATTTCGAAGGAAATAAGCGTGGGGCATCCAGCCGATGAAATCTGCAAAATGGTTGCCAACTGCGGTTGTGACCTGCTGATTATGGGCAGCAGGGGTCTGGGGCAGTTTAAAGGGTACCTGATGGGCAGCGTCAGCAACCGTGTCTGCCGCCTTGCCGGGTGCCCCGTCCTGATCATGCGGTGA
- the amrS gene encoding AmmeMemoRadiSam system radical SAM enzyme, whose amino-acid sequence MREVMFYEKKEKGLVTCQVCPKICSIPEGRAGFCRVRENHGGVLYAVNYGRVTSGGLDPVEKKPLYHFYPGSYILSFGSFGCNLRCGFCQNWTIAHGDPPAREFTPRQAVDMARQELDRDYPNIGIAYTYNEPFMWYEFIADTAPLAHQAGLKNVLVTNGYVSEAPLREILPHIDAMNIDVKGFTDHYYRKNCAGRLEPVLRTVEIAHGKCHVELTTLLVTGLNDTPEEISRLVDWVASLDREIPLHFSRYFPNFEVDLPPTPLETLERARETALEKLSYVYIGNAPNLGASDTVCPDCGEKLIERFGYSTKLSGLDGKNCRRCGREIRIKGIT is encoded by the coding sequence GTGCGGGAAGTAATGTTCTACGAGAAAAAAGAAAAAGGCCTGGTCACCTGCCAGGTCTGCCCCAAAATATGCTCCATTCCGGAGGGAAGAGCCGGTTTCTGCCGGGTCCGGGAAAACCACGGAGGCGTCCTTTACGCGGTAAATTACGGCCGGGTAACCTCCGGCGGCCTGGACCCGGTTGAAAAGAAACCGCTTTACCACTTTTACCCCGGCTCTTATATACTGTCTTTTGGGTCCTTCGGTTGCAACCTGCGTTGCGGCTTCTGCCAGAACTGGACCATTGCCCACGGCGACCCGCCGGCGAGGGAGTTTACCCCGCGGCAGGCGGTGGACATGGCCCGGCAGGAGCTGGACCGGGACTACCCCAATATCGGTATTGCCTACACTTACAATGAGCCCTTTATGTGGTACGAGTTTATTGCGGACACTGCCCCGCTGGCGCATCAAGCCGGTTTGAAAAACGTCCTGGTGACCAACGGCTATGTCAGCGAGGCGCCTCTGCGGGAAATCCTTCCCCATATTGACGCCATGAATATCGACGTTAAGGGCTTTACGGACCACTATTACCGTAAGAATTGTGCGGGAAGGCTGGAGCCGGTCCTGCGCACGGTGGAAATCGCGCATGGCAAGTGCCATGTCGAGCTGACCACCCTGCTGGTAACCGGGTTAAATGACACTCCGGAGGAAATCAGCCGCCTGGTGGACTGGGTAGCCTCCCTTGACCGGGAGATCCCGCTGCATTTCTCCCGCTACTTCCCCAACTTTGAGGTGGACCTGCCGCCCACCCCCCTGGAGACCTTGGAGCGGGCACGGGAGACAGCCTTAGAGAAGCTGTCGTATGTATACATCGGCAATGCCCCAAACCTGGGCGCGAGCGACACGGTATGCCCGGACTGCGGTGAGAAACTGATTGAGAGATTTGGCTACAGCACGAAGCTCTCAGGCCTGGACGGCAAAAACTGCCGCCGCTGCGGTAGGGAAATCCGGATTAAAGGTATAACTTAA
- a CDS encoding LysE family transporter, with product MDLFGIATSAFILGFSGAMMPGPLLTVTISESTRRGFIAGPLITLGHAILELALVLALAGGLSIFLTSGGVAQAIAVLGGAFLVYMGWGMARDAYTGRVSLPMKQGASAGDTPAEGDAPGPAASRPGALPGSGGLHPVAAGILVSLANPYWSLWWATIGLGFITLSLKSGYAGLASFFTGHILADLAWYGLVAAAIAGGRRFITDHIYRGVLVVCGVFLIGLGVYFLYYGLTAKL from the coding sequence TTGGATTTGTTTGGGATTGCCACAAGCGCTTTTATACTTGGATTCTCCGGGGCGATGATGCCGGGACCGCTTTTGACTGTTACCATCAGCGAGAGCACGCGGCGGGGTTTTATAGCCGGACCTTTAATTACACTGGGACACGCTATCCTGGAATTGGCTCTGGTCCTGGCCCTGGCCGGCGGCCTGTCAATTTTTCTGACCAGTGGCGGGGTGGCCCAGGCCATAGCTGTACTCGGCGGGGCTTTTCTCGTCTACATGGGCTGGGGTATGGCCAGGGATGCCTATACCGGCAGAGTCTCGTTGCCGATGAAGCAGGGCGCTTCTGCCGGGGACACCCCGGCAGAAGGCGATGCGCCGGGCCCGGCTGCATCCCGGCCGGGAGCTTTACCGGGGAGCGGGGGGCTTCACCCGGTTGCCGCCGGCATCCTGGTCAGCCTGGCTAACCCTTACTGGAGCCTGTGGTGGGCCACCATCGGGCTGGGTTTTATCACCCTGTCCTTAAAAAGCGGCTATGCCGGCCTGGCGTCCTTTTTCACCGGCCATATCCTGGCGGACCTTGCCTGGTACGGTCTGGTGGCAGCGGCGATAGCCGGCGGCAGGAGGTTTATCACCGACCATATTTACAGGGGCGTCCTGGTTGTGTGCGGAGTTTTCCTGATCGGACTCGGCGTCTATTTCCTTTATTACGGTTTGACTGCCAAGCTTTGA
- a CDS encoding ABC transporter ATP-binding protein yields the protein MSLLEAKDITKKFGGLAAVSNLSFTVEKGEILGVIGPNGSGKTTVFNCISRFFPLTAGELYFKDKRIDQLPAHKICELGIGRTFQVVKPLRRMSVEENVMAGAFLRTSSMARARQKAGEIIEFCSLDKYRHREAKSLPIPLRKRLEIARALATEPELLLLDETCAGLNPKESEAAIELIQKIRDAGMTIIIVEHIMKVMMGISDRILAINFGKMIAFGSPQEVSNHPEVVKAYLGDAYA from the coding sequence TTGAGTTTATTAGAGGCGAAGGACATTACCAAGAAATTCGGCGGCCTGGCGGCCGTGTCCAATTTGAGTTTTACTGTTGAGAAAGGGGAGATCCTGGGGGTCATCGGGCCTAACGGCTCCGGCAAGACGACGGTTTTTAACTGCATCAGCCGCTTTTTCCCGCTTACTGCAGGCGAGTTGTATTTTAAAGACAAAAGGATCGACCAGCTGCCGGCCCACAAAATTTGCGAGCTGGGTATCGGCAGGACCTTTCAGGTAGTTAAGCCCTTAAGGCGCATGAGCGTTGAGGAAAATGTGATGGCCGGAGCCTTCCTGCGCACGTCGAGCATGGCCCGCGCCAGGCAGAAGGCCGGTGAGATCATCGAATTCTGCAGCCTTGACAAGTACAGGCACCGCGAGGCCAAGAGCCTGCCCATACCGCTGCGCAAAAGGCTGGAAATTGCCAGGGCGCTGGCTACCGAGCCGGAACTGCTGCTTTTGGACGAGACCTGCGCGGGTTTAAATCCCAAGGAGTCCGAGGCGGCCATCGAACTGATCCAAAAGATCCGCGACGCCGGCATGACCATTATCATCGTCGAGCACATCATGAAGGTGATGATGGGTATTTCGGATCGCATTCTGGCCATAAATTTTGGGAAAATGATAGCTTTTGGCAGCCCGCAGGAAGTATCGAACCATCCTGAGGTGGTCAAAGCTTATTTGGGTGACGCCTATGCTTAA
- the amrA gene encoding AmmeMemoRadiSam system protein A — MSIVLCGICPHPPIMIPWIGQMESEKVKETQYAMVELAGRIKDSGADTVVIISPHAPIFQDVVGINMKPVLKGDFDKFGAGYLRYELENDLPLVAEIKKQAAGLDLQVLELNDDVERRYGLSLDLDHGVTVPLFFMEEIGVVLPLVHVAMSVAPPEQLYRFGLAVRQASEVLGRKVALLASGDLSHCLTADAPGGYNKRGEEFDLELKRLLEAADLEGIVGMDQALVREAGECGYRSIVMMLGALDGYDVRSRVLFYEGPFGVGYLVATLDPVSENPQKSLLAKLQGKKQAEMEMLRSLESYLTGLARKTLENHLSGSPRPQAGDVPEEFKKRAGVFVSIKKQGNLRGCIGTIEPQQDSIVEEVMANAISAGLGDPRFQPVRREELKDLVYSVDVLQPPEPIQGLGELEPAKYGVIVRSGHRSGLLLPNLEGIETPEEQVEIARQKAGIGPHEEVRLERFEVVRYK; from the coding sequence ATGTCAATAGTATTATGCGGCATTTGTCCGCACCCGCCAATCATGATACCGTGGATTGGCCAGATGGAATCGGAAAAGGTGAAGGAAACCCAGTATGCCATGGTTGAACTGGCCGGGCGGATCAAAGATTCAGGCGCGGATACAGTGGTCATTATATCACCGCACGCCCCGATCTTTCAGGACGTGGTAGGGATCAATATGAAACCCGTCCTCAAGGGTGATTTTGATAAATTCGGGGCTGGTTATCTAAGATATGAGCTGGAAAACGACCTGCCGCTGGTGGCGGAGATCAAGAAACAGGCCGCCGGCCTGGACCTGCAGGTGCTTGAACTCAATGATGATGTTGAAAGGCGGTACGGCCTCAGCCTGGACCTGGACCACGGGGTAACCGTTCCCCTCTTCTTCATGGAAGAGATAGGTGTGGTGCTGCCGCTGGTCCACGTGGCCATGTCCGTGGCTCCGCCCGAACAATTATACCGCTTTGGCCTGGCGGTAAGGCAGGCGTCGGAAGTATTGGGACGCAAGGTGGCCCTGCTGGCCAGCGGCGATCTCTCCCACTGTTTGACGGCGGATGCGCCGGGCGGTTACAACAAGCGGGGCGAAGAATTCGACCTGGAGTTAAAAAGACTGCTGGAAGCCGCCGATTTGGAAGGGATCGTGGGGATGGACCAAGCACTGGTCCGGGAGGCCGGGGAGTGCGGCTACCGTTCCATCGTCATGATGCTCGGCGCGCTGGACGGGTACGATGTCAGATCCAGAGTGCTCTTTTACGAGGGGCCTTTCGGGGTGGGCTACCTGGTCGCCACCCTTGACCCTGTTTCAGAAAACCCGCAAAAATCCCTGCTGGCCAAACTACAGGGTAAAAAACAGGCTGAAATGGAAATGCTCCGTTCCCTTGAGAGTTACCTGACCGGGTTGGCACGAAAGACCCTGGAAAACCACTTGTCCGGGTCGCCGCGGCCGCAAGCCGGTGATGTGCCGGAAGAATTCAAAAAAAGAGCCGGTGTTTTTGTTTCGATCAAAAAACAGGGCAACCTGCGTGGCTGTATCGGGACGATTGAGCCGCAGCAGGACAGTATTGTTGAAGAGGTGATGGCCAATGCCATCAGCGCAGGGCTCGGGGACCCCCGCTTTCAGCCCGTCCGGCGTGAAGAGCTTAAGGATCTGGTATACTCCGTGGATGTGCTCCAGCCGCCTGAGCCAATTCAAGGACTGGGCGAACTGGAGCCGGCGAAATACGGGGTAATCGTGCGTTCCGGCCACAGGAGCGGTTTGCTGCTGCCCAACCTGGAGGGGATTGAGACCCCTGAGGAGCAGGTCGAGATAGCCCGCCAAAAGGCCGGGATTGGCCCGCATGAGGAAGTCCGGCTGGAAAGATTTGAAGTAGTCCGCTACAAGTAA
- the fdhF gene encoding formate dehydrogenase subunit alpha: MELVKLSINGNEVEVPAGTTILKAAQQMGIDIPHLCFEDGLSSVGACRLCVVEVKGARSLVASCAAAVAPGMVVETHSPDVMEARRTILDLLIANHPLDCLTCEKAGECKLADYCYEYGVKESTFKGEKHAYLLETTNPFIVRDMNKCILCGKCVRACDEVTGQNTLDFAYRGFNAKTTTAFEDELVESDCVFCGQCVSVCPTGALTEKQMHGKGRRWEFQRVKTTCPFCGTGCNFDLCVKDGEVIGVSSNPSSVVNGKALCVKGRFGWDFVKNEKRLTTPLVKKDGEFVPASWDEALDLISTRLAGIKEKYGPDSFAALSSARCTNEENYLVQKFTRTVMGTNNVDHCARTUHAPTVAGLATTFGSGAMTNSIHDITNHAQLLMLIGTNTTEAHPIIGYKMRQAARKGAKLIVVDPRRIDLAEEADYWLRIKPGTDIPFLNGLMHIIINEDLHDKEFIANRTENFEVLKETVKNYPPEYVSSLTGITVEDLYAVARLYATTDRAMLFYTLGITEHICGTHNVMSVANLAMLTGHLGRPGTGVNPIRGQNNVQGACDMGALPNVFSGYQKVIDPAVRAKFEKAWGVELPGKVGLMIPEMFEKAHEGKVKAMYILGENPVLTDPNSNEIRAALEKLDFLVVQELFLTETAEYADVILPAASFAETDGTFTSTERRVQRVRKAIKPVPGQTNWQTIMALSAKMGYPMGYNSPEEIWMEMASLSPSMAGITYERLEERGIQWPCPSLEHPGTPVLHGTTFSHGKGIFQGIDHIPPAEMPDEEYPFLLSTGRILQHYNVTTPYSTGIHSMWSEEQSELHPQDAARLQVTTGDKVKVFSRRGQLTTKIKVTDRVPPGMIWMSFHYTASPANALTSHGLDPITKTGEYKVAAARIEKI; encoded by the coding sequence TTGGAGCTTGTCAAGCTAAGTATCAATGGAAATGAAGTTGAAGTTCCGGCAGGTACCACGATCCTCAAAGCCGCCCAACAAATGGGGATAGACATCCCGCATCTTTGTTTTGAGGATGGCTTGAGTTCGGTTGGGGCGTGCCGGTTGTGTGTCGTGGAAGTGAAAGGAGCGCGCAGTCTGGTGGCCTCGTGTGCGGCAGCCGTGGCCCCTGGCATGGTGGTGGAAACGCATTCACCTGATGTGATGGAGGCAAGGCGGACCATCCTCGATTTGCTGATTGCCAACCACCCGCTGGATTGCCTTACCTGCGAAAAAGCCGGCGAATGCAAGCTGGCGGATTATTGCTATGAATATGGGGTCAAGGAAAGCACCTTCAAGGGAGAAAAGCACGCTTACCTGCTTGAAACGACCAATCCCTTTATCGTTCGTGATATGAACAAGTGTATTTTGTGCGGCAAGTGTGTCCGGGCCTGTGACGAGGTCACCGGTCAAAACACCCTGGATTTTGCCTACAGGGGCTTCAATGCCAAAACGACCACTGCTTTTGAAGATGAACTGGTGGAGTCGGACTGTGTTTTCTGCGGCCAGTGTGTTTCCGTCTGTCCGACCGGGGCGCTGACCGAAAAACAAATGCACGGCAAAGGCCGCCGCTGGGAGTTCCAAAGAGTCAAAACGACCTGTCCGTTCTGCGGCACCGGCTGTAACTTTGACCTTTGCGTAAAGGACGGTGAAGTGATAGGCGTAAGCTCCAACCCCAGCAGTGTGGTAAACGGCAAGGCTCTCTGCGTCAAGGGGAGGTTTGGCTGGGATTTCGTGAAAAACGAAAAGCGTCTCACCACGCCGCTGGTGAAAAAAGACGGCGAATTTGTCCCCGCCTCCTGGGATGAGGCGCTGGACCTGATTTCTACCCGCCTTGCCGGCATCAAAGAGAAATACGGTCCGGACTCTTTTGCGGCCTTAAGTTCCGCCAGGTGTACCAATGAGGAAAACTACCTGGTGCAAAAATTTACGAGGACGGTGATGGGCACAAACAACGTCGACCACTGTGCCCGTACCTGACACGCCCCCACCGTGGCCGGTTTGGCCACAACGTTTGGCAGTGGCGCCATGACCAATTCTATTCATGATATTACCAACCATGCCCAGTTATTGATGCTGATAGGGACCAATACTACCGAAGCGCACCCGATTATAGGGTATAAAATGAGGCAGGCGGCGCGCAAAGGCGCGAAGCTGATCGTGGTTGACCCGCGGCGTATCGACCTGGCGGAGGAAGCCGACTACTGGCTGCGCATTAAGCCGGGTACAGACATTCCCTTTTTAAACGGACTCATGCATATCATTATTAACGAGGACCTGCACGATAAGGAATTCATCGCCAATCGGACCGAGAACTTTGAAGTGCTTAAGGAAACCGTCAAAAACTACCCGCCCGAGTATGTTTCCAGCCTTACCGGCATAACGGTGGAAGACCTGTACGCGGTGGCGCGCCTTTACGCTACAACGGATAGGGCGATGCTGTTCTATACGCTGGGGATTACGGAGCACATCTGCGGCACCCACAACGTGATGAGTGTGGCCAACTTGGCCATGTTGACCGGACACCTGGGCCGGCCCGGCACCGGGGTAAACCCGATCAGGGGCCAGAACAACGTGCAGGGCGCCTGCGACATGGGAGCGCTCCCGAACGTCTTCTCCGGCTACCAAAAGGTAATCGACCCCGCTGTCAGGGCCAAGTTCGAAAAGGCCTGGGGCGTGGAGCTGCCCGGCAAAGTGGGCCTGATGATTCCGGAAATGTTTGAGAAGGCCCACGAAGGGAAAGTCAAAGCCATGTATATCCTTGGTGAGAACCCCGTCCTGACCGATCCCAACAGCAACGAAATCCGCGCCGCCCTGGAGAAGCTTGACTTTCTGGTGGTCCAGGAGCTTTTCCTGACTGAAACGGCGGAATATGCCGATGTCATCCTCCCGGCGGCAAGTTTTGCCGAAACCGACGGGACTTTTACCAGCACCGAACGCCGGGTGCAAAGGGTCCGCAAGGCGATCAAACCCGTGCCGGGACAGACGAACTGGCAGACCATCATGGCCCTGAGCGCCAAGATGGGCTATCCCATGGGTTACAACAGCCCGGAAGAAATATGGATGGAAATGGCATCCCTCTCGCCGTCCATGGCCGGGATCACTTATGAGCGGCTGGAAGAACGCGGCATCCAGTGGCCCTGTCCGTCGCTCGAGCATCCGGGCACACCTGTCCTGCACGGTACGACGTTCAGCCACGGCAAGGGGATCTTCCAGGGCATCGATCATATTCCGCCCGCCGAAATGCCGGATGAAGAATATCCTTTCCTGCTCTCCACCGGCCGGATCCTGCAGCACTATAACGTGACCACTCCTTATTCAACCGGCATTCACAGCATGTGGTCGGAAGAGCAATCCGAACTGCATCCGCAGGACGCCGCGCGGCTGCAGGTGACAACCGGCGATAAAGTCAAGGTATTTTCCCGCCGGGGGCAGCTTACCACGAAAATTAAAGTTACGGACCGGGTGCCGCCGGGAATGATCTGGATGTCGTTCCACTACACGGCAAGCCCGGCGAACGCTCTGACCAGCCACGGTTTGGACCCCATTACGAAAACCGGTGAGTATAAGGTCGCTGCCGCAAGAATAGAGAAGATCTAG
- a CDS encoding spore coat protein: protein MNQQNKIQNPQANMAQPKGPQMNDRDMLNDTLSSLKYLTDNFNVFSREASHHALHQDVVNMLIETHAHTRDMYNLMFRKGWYSLEIEQPQKLQQTHQQFAGYQNQFPYGGMVMQ from the coding sequence ATGAACCAGCAAAATAAAATACAAAATCCCCAGGCCAATATGGCCCAGCCTAAAGGGCCGCAAATGAACGACCGCGACATGCTCAACGATACTCTGTCAAGCTTAAAATACCTGACTGACAACTTCAACGTTTTCAGCCGGGAAGCCAGCCACCATGCGCTGCACCAGGACGTTGTGAATATGCTTATTGAAACCCACGCCCATACCAGAGACATGTACAATCTTATGTTTCGCAAGGGCTGGTACTCGCTTGAAATAGAGCAGCCGCAAAAGTTGCAGCAGACTCACCAGCAGTTCGCAGGTTACCAGAACCAGTTCCCTTACGGCGGCATGGTGATGCAGTAA
- a CDS encoding hydrolase has product MDNDKFQELVLQQLQALTGSVQAVGEGQKALEKRQTALEERQSSLENGQRSLEERQRSLEERQRYLEDGQRSLEDGQIALAEGQKILAEGQQSLHDRLDRVEQSQIRLEQGQRKLRHDVGEIKKEVSYIWGDIKKIDARLTAHDKLLATKDPARIK; this is encoded by the coding sequence GTGGATAATGATAAATTTCAAGAACTGGTCTTACAACAACTGCAGGCTCTTACCGGAAGCGTTCAAGCCGTTGGAGAAGGACAAAAGGCATTAGAAAAACGACAAACAGCATTAGAAGAAAGACAAAGCTCACTGGAAAATGGACAAAGGTCACTGGAAGAAAGGCAAAGGTCGCTGGAAGAAAGACAAAGATATCTGGAAGATGGACAAAGGTCGCTGGAAGATGGACAAATAGCGTTAGCGGAAGGACAAAAGATATTAGCAGAAGGACAGCAGTCATTGCATGATCGCCTGGACCGGGTAGAACAAAGCCAAATACGATTAGAGCAGGGACAGCGTAAATTAAGACACGATGTCGGCGAGATCAAAAAAGAAGTGAGCTATATTTGGGGCGACATAAAAAAAATCGATGCCCGCTTAACTGCACATGACAAACTGCTGGCTACAAAGGACCCGGCAAGGATTAAGTAA
- a CDS encoding ABC transporter ATP-binding protein, with amino-acid sequence MLKVKGIDVSYKDVQVLWDVSFEVHPGELVVLLGANGAGKTTTLNAISGLLPLGKGTVEFDGKDISKLPGYKIAELGIVHVPEGRRLFPEMSVRENLEMGSLLGEAKTKRKETMKKVFEQFPILEERQNQEAGTLSGGQQQMLALGRGLMALPKLLIMDEPSLGLSPVLVKQIFEIVKDINNQGVTVLLVEQNVNQTLNLCHRAYVLENGRIILQGSGKELLSNAHIKEAYLGI; translated from the coding sequence ATGCTTAAAGTAAAAGGAATTGACGTGAGCTACAAAGACGTACAGGTGCTCTGGGATGTATCCTTTGAGGTCCATCCGGGTGAACTGGTGGTCCTTTTGGGCGCCAACGGCGCCGGCAAGACCACCACCTTAAACGCTATTTCCGGCCTGCTGCCGCTTGGCAAGGGAACGGTCGAGTTTGACGGCAAAGATATATCCAAACTGCCGGGCTACAAAATCGCCGAGCTGGGTATCGTGCATGTGCCGGAAGGCAGGCGCCTCTTCCCGGAAATGTCGGTCCGTGAAAACCTGGAAATGGGCTCCCTCCTGGGTGAAGCTAAAACCAAACGTAAAGAGACCATGAAAAAAGTGTTTGAACAGTTTCCCATCCTGGAGGAAAGGCAGAACCAGGAAGCCGGGACCTTAAGCGGGGGGCAGCAGCAGATGCTGGCTCTAGGCCGGGGGCTGATGGCCCTGCCGAAGCTGTTGATCATGGATGAGCCTTCGTTGGGCCTGTCGCCCGTACTGGTCAAACAGATTTTTGAGATCGTCAAGGACATCAACAACCAGGGCGTTACCGTACTCCTTGTTGAGCAGAATGTCAACCAGACCCTGAACCTCTGCCACCGTGCCTACGTGCTCGAAAACGGCAGGATTATCCTGCAGGGCAGCGGCAAGGAATTGCTGAGTAACGCGCATATCAAGGAAGCCTATCTGGGTATATAG